The sequence AATTCAATACCAGAGAATATATATACTGATAAAAAGCTCCTATTTTCACTTGGTCAGTAAGAAAGGAGGATGAACATGCTAGAAACAAAACCAGGGGGTTTGAAACACTTTGACAGCCTTTTTGTTCAGAGTCATTTAACACAAAACAATCACAGAACCTATTAGGTTGGACAAGACCTTTAGGATCACCAAGTGCAACCAttaactcagcactgccaagttcACCACACGAGAACAAAAAACCGTGTCCCCGAACAACACATGTTCACAtgttttaaatacctccagggatggtgactctaccaTACAATGTTTTTCCCCTTATCCTGTCACTTGCTATTAGGAGAAGATACTGACTCCtacctggctacaacctcctttcaggtaacTTTAGAGACCCATAAGGTCTCCCCcaaagcttccttttctccaggttaaacaaccccagctccctcagctgctcctcacaagacttgtgctccagacccttcaccatctccattgcccttctctagaaatgctccagcacctcagtgtctgTCTTGTAGAAAATACACCAGGTGGACACAAACCCATGTttgcagaaaacattttcagatgGGATGAGTTTTGTGCCAGTTTTGTGTAAACTGATATGCTGTGAGGTATGCAAAACAATGAAGAAAATCAAGTCTTTGCCAAAACCCAATACTGTAATTTTCATGCAGACACATTAATCTGTACTTCCCAGTCTTATTTGTAGGAGGTTATTAAATAAGACAGTGTTAGTTTTCTGTTGCCCCctacaataattttaaaattaagaacaaAACCCCCACCATCCAAAATGTTAGTAAAATAAGGTTCACATTCAGCTTAGCATCCTGTTATTTAAATCACTCCAAATCACTGTTGGTACATTTCTAAATGCTGGGTGCTAATAGTAGCAAAGCTTTTACAGTTCAGAATGGCAAGACATACttcataaaaaattaatatacttgaaaagcaggtcatttattaaaagattttttaaaagcttcctTTGTTAAAAAGCAAAACTATCTGCCCACCTCCACATCTTGTCTGAAAGCATTTGCATACACAGCTGTTCTCCAAATTTCAACCATGTTCCTTTTTTGTCTTCATGTGAAACAGTAGCGTGCTTCAGCAAGTGCCTTCTGCTTCCACACACTGATTTATCCTGTCTCCCAGACACTCAGATACCCTTCTCTCATACACAGGACTGAAGTCTCAGACCTTTAGCCCCAGGGCTGAATGATATGGCAGTTTGGGGACTTCAGCTTCTAAACCTTCTCTTACCACAGCTGAAAATTTTCCACAATAGTCAGGTTGAGGAGAGACTTTGCCCCTCCTGGATCTTCCACTGTCCTTTTGTTTTACAAGGCCTTTTAATCAGTGCTCTCTGACCAGCTGCCTGGGAACTGCACACACAGCAAAGTGGACTGGATGCCAAAGGTGCAAGACACAGAGGTGTCCTGTTACCAAACCGCAGAAGGcaaaacaataaatatttcttgGACAGTCGGCCCATAGCATTCTGCTCACTGGAAATTGTACCACCTTTGCACACTGTCCTCAAGCCAGCATTTTATACGGAGACAAAGAAATAGCAGGACTATGCATTGAGTAAgatatgacagaaaaaaaaaatataggagTTGATACTTCTGAGATACGTTTAAGATCCTGTTCTTCATGAGCGTTTTCAATCCCTGCATCTTCCTGGACAAGCACCTCTCACTGTTTCATCTTGCCTACAAATAACATGATAccccagaaaattaaaaataatgcattaaAAAGATTACTATCTTTTCAGGACATGGCAGCTCAACTGTAGCCACAGAGTTACTCTCCTGGGAACAGGCTGTCATGAATACAGTGGTTATAAAAGACAGAACAAGTTGTGGGAAAGTTGCTTTGAAAGGAGGTTAAGTGAGGAGAATATGATGACCTTGGTCATAAGTTTCAAAGGAGACATGATGTAAAATTCAGACACCACAAGGGAAGACGgacacagaaaagaagaaagctgGGAAAACTCAGAAAGGGCAAGACACCAAGAAGGTGGAGACAACTTGCTGTGCCAAAATCAAGAAACAATAATAGCACAGATACTTAGCACTCTCTTACTCTTGTCATAAGATCATAATGAAAAGTACTTTAAATTTAGAAGAATGACATTAAAGAGACTACTTTTTCATCTAtaaatgattatttttaatgttttttttttttttttttaagtcactGATTATTATTAATCAGTTTTGATGGGCAGCCACAACCAAGTTCCTAAGTAATCAAATGTAGAATATGCTTGAAGGCTGTTCATACCTACCAGGGTAAGACAGATGGTGTAGTGTAGGTATCTCCACTTTAGATTACACTGCAGCCCAAGGGACAACTGACTATTTAGCAATAATGTAGTAATTGTAACAAATGGTAGGACTCGCCTATTGATCATCATTTGGGCtttcagggagaaaaataaaaggcatttGTGGGTTAATACTTCTGACTGAAATGTGCTTATTTAGAGGTTCACTTAATAGATGCCATGATCAGGAGATAAAAGTCTTTACAATGAACAGACAATTTTAATGGCCTTTCCCATTAAGCTATGGATGACATATTTAAAAGGGCAGATTATTGGCATCTTTCTGCTGACAGCAAGGAATGTCAAATGAATTCAAAATATCAGTGAATATTTAAGCCTTGGTAACAAAGATTTTAATATAGAGCTATCTTATAATTCAGGACAAAACACCTTGACCAATTTATTCTCCTCTATAGCACATTTATATCCACATTTATATTGAAATAGGCAATGGACCCTTACTGTTCATGGGAACAAAACTCCAGATGCTCATATATTTTAAGCTTGATGTGTTCAGTTACTGGTGTAGCAGCATTAATCACAGAGAACAAGAGCTTTATGGCCCTGGAAAAATGGAACCTCCCAGATTTGTTAGACTACTTCACTCAATAAAATGTTTCCTAAGAACAAATGAGTTCTGAATATAATGTACTAAACATTATCACCCCATAATCAATAGGTATCAGGAAGACTGTTTTTAAGGTTTAGTTCCCTTCCCGTTCTCCTGCAGACTGCAATTATTCAGCTGTGTACTGCAGAGCTCCATTAAGCACTTTGTTTTTCATTGAATGACTAGAATCAAGTGTGTATGGCCTCCACGGATGGATAAACTGCTGTAAAAAGAGATAAGTCAGCAATACTGATTGGCTCTGTTGTCTGAGCGTGCCTTTTGATTTTTGAATTACTGCCAAAAGCATCATCATTCTGTGTTTCCCCTTCAAAAGCCCTTGGTCACTTAGATAGTGCATACACTCCCAGCACAGAGTTCTTCTTTGCAGAAACagtattcattaaaaaaaagacaatttcaGTACTTGTACTTGTTAAATGTAAATTTGTGGCACAGATCTTTTATCTCTCATCTTTTATGACATTGTTGCTATATAATATAAAGTGATTAAAAGACCAGTTTTACTTTGATGCCCACCTCTTTCACTCAGATAAATGGTTTACCTCTGTGCAAAGCTGTAGGTAGCTTTCAAAGTGTAATTTGTCACACCGTTTTcctcccccttccctctctggcaAGTCAAAGTAAAAGAACCACTATAAACCTCTGTGTGGGTTTCTTTtgtctgtctgtgtgtatgtgtatgagTTCATACCAATCACTGAAGACACACTGCACTTTTCTTCACAGCTGTGGCCAGTACTGTCAGTCCAGGCTTTCACAGGACAGGCTTGCATTTCCTTCCAGAGCTGCAATAGGAGCTGTTGTTTAGCTGAGAGCACCTTGTGCAATTTGTACCTGGATAAATGCCTGCTGGACACAGCAGGAACATGACCAGAACAGGTCCCTGATGAAGCATTTCAGCTGGTTAAAACTCTTTGTGAATTCAGCATTCAGGAATCTCCTAAGGCAGAGACAAGTAATGCACATTTGACATGACAGCATGACCTGTCTGCAAAGGCAGATAATATCTAATATTATATTGTATAGAATGGTTATTCCCATTTGAATACTAAAACAATCAGATACCAATGATTTGGATTTTATGCAAACATACAGGTAATAATAAGACCATTGTCCTGGGGTGactaataattaaataatatcTGCATAAATGGCAATAAAGTGACAAATAAAGGCAATTGTTACCTGCTTGTTCAAAGCCTCGCGAACATTCTGCAATCTCATAATTACTGCAATCTCACCAGAGCTGCAAGTTCAGCTCACTGTGAAGGTCTAGGCACTGTAAAACCTTATTCATGCACACACTGCAGGAAGCAGGGACAGTGAAGGCAGATCAGCACCTGTGCTGTTCCAAAGGTGCTGCTTAACATTTTGGGTGAGGAAAGCCCCTCTTACAAATAGCTCACAACCCCTGTTTtgtgaataaaaagaaattaatttgatttctcAACATACCTTGGGAAACAAATTGAGAATACTAGCATATGCTCTAATCAATTTTCTAGTTATAAAGGTTTCTTTATTACTGTTTTTGGCTGACAACACTTGAGATAGCATGTTTATCATCATTCTTAAACACTTAAAACACTTGAGAGAGAGCGATGTGggtgcattttttattttggttttaatttctttatttcattgcTGTACAGCTGCATTACACTTGGCTTTAATCCCTCAAGCATTATTTTCCTTGGCAAAACAGTCACTGAACTGAGTAGAACTTACTATTGGAAAAATATGCTTGAAAAACCAGTGTGATGTCAATGCCAACTGAAACCCATGGAGCTTAAAATGTCACAAATGGTCCTGTAGCTGAAATACAGagctcctcttttttttttttttttggctgagcTAGGAATGTTGTAAGTCTTGGGTTGTGAAGTCAACTGTAAAAATCACAGAGTAGCCTCCTGAAGCTGAATGTGTGCTGAAACTGAATGTGTGCTTCCCTCCATCCATAAACAAACATTTACAGAACAATTATATAAAACTAGATGTAGGATAATTCCATAGGAAACAAATGACTGCACGGCTCCACTTCCAGTCTTGCCTGCATTAACAGTAGTTATCTGTTTTAAGTTGGGCTACAGGCTTctcagagaaaagagagaacCCGACTTTGTAAAACACCTTTAAtattcaaatatataaataagCACTACTGAAGAATAATTCAGAAGACTGCGGTGATTCATTACGAACAGATGCTATAAATGGGAACAGTAACATTGCTAGGTAAGGAAGAAGCAAGCTATTTTAGGAGTCTTGAAAATCTCTTCTAGTTCTTCAGACAGATCATGCTGCTAtagttattttataaaaaattatattctgaaAAGCACTTTAGTAAAAGAAACCTTTTACTGGAACTATTATTTAACCAAGACCTTCTACAGCACTAAAACACACTGCAATTGAGTTCCTGATACAGTTTTAAGAATGGAAGGGGtgaaaataagaacaaaaaaacccccaccataCCTGCACCAGGAGCTATTTATTAGCATAACACTCTTCCTTTTAAAGATTTTGTAACAACTGAAGTATATACAAAGTCTTACAGCATTTACACAATAAAAAAGTTTCCTATTAGCTGATGTAGTATTAAGGTAGTGCTGCAATTTACTTCAAAGCATGAAAACAATAATAATGAAGCAGACCACTGTACTTTCAACTTCTCCACTACCACACCACCACTGTCAGTTGAAATGACAGTTAGTTAAGCCACTGGGAAGACAGATTGTTGAAAGATTTGTAACAGGTTGATTTGCAGCACTAACCATCtcttaaggaggaaaaaaaaagaaaataaaagctacATACTGTCATGTTTCTACACTTTTCTAGAGCTGGAACAAACTTTCACAGCCTTAGATATAACATATGCAAGACAACATAATCACATTTTTTCAGATATAGTTCAGCTACTGAGTGTATTTACTTCTGAATAGGAGGCGTTATATTGATATGGCTGtgtgtttccatttttcttgaTTAACTTTTCAAATAGgtgtacaaaaaaaattaagacagcATGGAGTTTGTAGTCATGATGTGTTTTGACTAATAAAGGCATTCAATATCAGCTATAGGATCTAATTATTCCTGTCAAAAGTTTAAGACCAGGAATCTTTGAGTAAAAATCAAACCTACAAAATCCTGCACCTGCACCATTTTAATCTGTTGACTCCAACATTCTTTAAGCTTTTCCAACTGGTATAATACAAAATCATTAAAATGCTTACACAAACCCAAATGCAAGACTCATTTAGTTTGTGAGAGGTCAAGCAGATTCACTAGACTACTTCTGCTGTAAAAGAGAGGGAGCTTATCTAGGAAAAAGAAACTTTTACTGAACAGTGCCTTACTACGAGTAGGGATATATAGTTTAACAATGATACATAACTTATGAACGCAGCATTCTTTGCCTTTTAGAAAAACTTTCGTGTGCCAATAATGCACTTTCTACAAGAGATAAGGCTGCTTTGCCTATTGTTGTATGCCTAAACCTCATATTTTGGCCAATTCCACTTTTCTTCCCAATAAAGGGATTCCGTTTCAGCTTAGAAACAAGTAACATCAGTTGACAATATCTGTATTAAGACAAAAAGTGACATATATAAAATCCACAAGGAACCACATAAATACCAAAGAAGCCATATAACCTTTCCATGTAAACACTTTGATTATACTGAAGCCCTAATCAGATTCTTGTCTTAAACTTTTGGCAGATAATGTGTATGCTCAGCCAGGCTTTGTAGTTAGTTACTGTTCAAGTGGAAGCCAGGTCAGCTCACATGTTGACAGGCATGCAACTTGGAAACATTGCACAACAAGCAACACAAAGAGATTTGAGAAGGGTACAAGACTTCAAGTAGACTTCACAACCCTTCACAAACTGAATATTCACAGACAAAAATACAGTCCTTGCTTTTTTCTGTGGTGGATTTCTTTCTCACACATGGGACACTTTCTGTGACTCTCTAGCTTGCTTGATGCTATATAACCACTTGATGATTCTGGCATTCCTTTCAATGGCAGAAATGCCATATGGCACACGGTCATTGGCACTGTCATCATTTCTAAGGTCACTGTTGCTGTCCTGAGACTGTTCACAGTCTGAGCTAATCATACTTGCACTGCGAAAGTTGAGGGATATAATATCAGAGTTAGCCCTTGCAAAGTTTTCCATCCCAAGGTTTTCAAGCTCTTCAGGATCCAGTCCACAGTAGTTAAAGAATCGTTCAACATCTGCATCAACGCGAAAGTATCTGTCGCTTAAGTCTGATTTTGATCGCTGTAGGGAGGGTCTTCTACTAACTCCGCATCCAGACTCGACTGCCTCAATCTCTGGGGATTTCAGGGTGGCAATGGCTGCGATTTTGGGCTttggaggcagaggtggggcTGAACTACTGCAGGGTATTGCTTTTAAGGGCTTTGTACTAGTTACTTTCCTAATGTCTGAAGAGCTGTGAGAGACATGCAAGAAAGTCTCTGCTGACTGATCTAGGAGCCTTCTGCTGACATtggagctgctctcctgtgGGCTGCTCCGGCCCTGTGTGGGGTAAACCTTCAGGGATTCAGCGAACGAGTGTCGGTTCAGCTCTGTTGAATCGGCCCTGTGGGGTGGCCAATTTCGGGGACCGTGCTTATGCCCTGAACCTGAGCTGGAGCCTTCAGAGCTGTTGATGATGTTCTTCAAAATCTCAAGTTTCAGATTTTCTCTCTGGACTCCACTCTCAGTTTTTGCATTGTTGCTGAAGACTTTCAAGGTGGGGCTCCCCAGCGCTCGCTTGGCTGCAGGACAGACCGGCGGCTTCGCCAGCACCGCCGGCTTCACAGGCTCCTGCTTGGCATTGATGACCTCCTGGCTCTTGACATATTTCGCCTTGTCGGCTTCGAGCCTCTCCACTGCACTCAGTCTTTTTGGATTAGGCTCCGCCTGCCTGCGAAAATAGTCAGGTCCTTTGTTCAGGATGCGGAGAGGAACGGCAGATGTGAAAGTCACGGCAGGGCTGACCGGCTTCACCATGCTACCTGTCGGTAATGTTTCTGTAGGCATGTTTGGTGGTCTTTCCCCCGCAGCCGTTTTGGATTCTTCTCTGGGATCTCCTAAATGCACGGTGCAGAAACATGTACATTAAGCACAATGAATAGCCGATGTATCCTGGGATCTGAGCGTTAGCAGCAGTGCCTCATCTCACAGCTCATTAAATAGCACTGCGTTTCTCTTTTAAAGGCAGCCTTTGTAGGGCGAGGGCACCTGACACAAGTCCCTATTAGTCTGCTCCGCTGGCTCCTTTCTTCTCGCTGAAAGATGTGGGAGTCTCGCCGTCCCCTCTGCGCTCCACGAGCGAGCGGCAGCGATCTGAAAGGCAGAATAACCAACCACACGTTAGCGTGGCACCTGACATCAGAGCGACAGCAACAGCCGCCTCCCGGCCTCCTCTGCCACCGCCGCTGGCACAGCAAGGCAGCGCTCACGGTGCCCCTGCCCcgctcctgcccagcaccccTCCGCATCTCACAAGACATGTATTGTTTGGTATTTATACTCTGAGCCCGGATATAACAAAATtacattgggaaaaaaaaaaacattccaaaaGATTAAGCCTCATCACAATTCAGCCATACATTTCTAGAGGGAGAAAGGAAACCAGAATGTGACAACTCAGAGACTTGAAGCCACACATCTCCCAGTAAAAAAGCACTTCATATTAACATATTTGGCTTAGTTAAGTAGATTTGTGAACATGTTTTATCTCTAACGCCCAAACATTTTTCTCATTACAGGCAACATACTGTATAAATCTCAGCACTCAAGTGTATTTTCCTTGCTCATTAAATTGTCCAGAAAACAATGGTCAAAAAAGTAGAGAGCAAATGGAGACATGAAGAGTTTTAAGTGCAATGCACATCTTTCATTGCTAATCTAATATAGAATCaacaaataaaaccaggagATGTCACTAAATCCACCAATTCCAGTTCCTAGTCTGTTTGAACATTAGGATCCATAGCACTGGTGCTCCAGCAATAAAATAAGGCCCTCCAAGCTCTCACGATCACCTTACAGGcttaagagaaaaacaaaaaatggcTTTGGTTTTTTATGTAAAATTTTAGGAACATGCAAAACCATGTAACTGGGTTTGAAAAAGAAGAACTGGTCTTCAACATGTAGATATTATAAACTCAGGTTTTCCATGAAGCAGTAAGTACAAATGAAATTTATCTtaatctaaattattttaaggtTTTATCACTGAGATTGTCACAACAGTCTAAAATCCAACACCATGGATGATACTACAAGTGCTGAAACAATTTTTCCTAAACGAGGCACTGAAGGGCACTTGCCATGGAATCTACTTTTCAAGTAGTGATTTCGCTAATGGGTCTCATTTGTTTTATTACTGCTCCATTAATCTATGCTGCCCTCTTTAATATCCCATTTCTATTATCACTGTGATCTtcagggagagaaagaaaagcagctgctaCTTCTTTGCTCAATCCTAAAGAACACAGAGCAGCATCCTTCCCTGGGATGACTTGCTTTCATGTTGCTGTCATCCTATGTGTTCTCATCCATTAATACCCAACTTACTATTACAGGGTTTACATTGttttgtcaaaaaaaacccaaaacaaacaaagaaacaaacaaaaaaaacaaaatcaaaacacaaaaagaaattcCATCTGAAGTTACATTAacagtaaaaacaaaagaatCACTGATGACCAGAAACAtgtgatatatatatacattaaaTACTTTCTGCATATTATCCAAGGTcaaataaaatatacaaatgCTATAATGAGATTATAGGAAAAAGCTGAGCTTTCTCCTGAAGGCTCACTGTCACAAGCATTCTTCAAATACAAACTAACATATTTAGGTGGGTGATAAACCAGACACAGATTCAGTGCAATTGAAAGGGTAGTGAAAAGTTAATTAAGCTTCtcttttaatgttgttttataAATCCTAGTGCTAACTCTTCAGCAGCTTGACTTCCTGAATTTAAACTAAGCCtcactgaaagagaaaaagctttCCTCATTTGAATCAACATATTTACTGGtactgtttttaaattaagtatgAAACTTCCAAATGCGCAGAAGGCAATTCCAACTTGCATCTGCACACACGTTTCTCTTGCCTACACACAAAGCAAATCTTTCCACattgccagctcagagctggatGGCTAAGTGCCTGTATAAATACCCCACTGATGTGTGTATTTAATACTTCTGTGCAGAAATCAAATCTGTGTGAGAGCAGGGGCTTTctcaagaggaagaaaatcccACAAACAACCGAGCTCTTTGCACTTAACACTTTACCCAACCAAGTTAATACTACTTGAGTAAGCAAGACAACTCTCCTGCTTGACAAAAGTCATTAGAGGTGACCGTGGTCCTGCCCCTGAGGACAAGCTGCCAACTCCATTCTCCTCCTGGTGAGTGGCTCCATACACCACCATAGATCAGAGGCCTCCAGCCCAAGGCTGCTGTTGCAAGACTTTTCCCAGCATTTAACAACTTTCTCACTTTGGATAGTTTTCATCAATGTCAGCAAGCATTGCCTTGTAGGCTGAGCATCCACATTGGCTTCAAcaccacatttaaaaaaaaaaaaaaaggaagaaaaataaatcccacCATGCATGTATGTTTATCTGAGAGAACAAGTGTGCCTGTTTGCAAGCACGTATAGAGCCAAGTGCCCTGGAGTCAATGGAAATATGCTGCAACTGGCAATGTGCTTCAGGCATGTCtagaaataaaagcaagaacCTGGTGAGGAGCCAGGACAGAAATGTCCACCTGAACCAGCACAGGGAGCCTGGGGGGTGACAGCCAAGTGGTTACGTGGCCAGCCATGGAGGCTTTGTACCTGTGGGCTGCGGCTATAAATTAAGGAACATACAGCTATGAAAAGGAATCAACTTTTTGTTCATTGTTTAAAGAACATACAGATAGGAAAAGGGATCAACTATTTATGCATTGTTTAAATTGCTCCATTTCACTGAAGTGCCGCATTTGAATATCACCAGAAATCTTATTCAGTATTCTCATCTCAGAGAGataaaaattaaagatttaACCAGATACAGTTAAAAAAGAAAGTGTGATGAAAGAGAGGAGGATGAATGTAACAGCTAATGAAACTTCTGCCTGTGCTCGTGATTGCTGAAGCCTGATCCTACTGC comes from Lonchura striata isolate bLonStr1 chromosome 1, bLonStr1.mat, whole genome shotgun sequence and encodes:
- the FAM110B gene encoding protein FAM110B — translated: MPTETLPTGSMVKPVSPAVTFTSAVPLRILNKGPDYFRRQAEPNPKRLSAVERLEADKAKYVKSQEVINAKQEPVKPAVLAKPPVCPAAKRALGSPTLKVFSNNAKTESGVQRENLKLEILKNIINSSEGSSSGSGHKHGPRNWPPHRADSTELNRHSFAESLKVYPTQGRSSPQESSSNVSRRLLDQSAETFLHVSHSSSDIRKVTSTKPLKAIPCSSSAPPLPPKPKIAAIATLKSPEIEAVESGCGVSRRPSLQRSKSDLSDRYFRVDADVERFFNYCGLDPEELENLGMENFARANSDIISLNFRSASMISSDCEQSQDSNSDLRNDDSANDRVPYGISAIERNARIIKWLYSIKQARESQKVSHV